DNA from Paludisphaera mucosa:
AGCGTGACCGGCGGCGGAGTGGGGCCATCGGAGCGGACGGCGGCCAGGAAGGCCTCGATGGCAAGCCTCGTGTCGTTGCGAGCGCCGGGCTGGATGGCCCGGCGAGGGCGGTCGCGATCACGATAAGTGAGCGCGCCGGAACCGAAGTCGAAGCCGCCGTCGACGCCCAGCACGCGGAGGTGGGAGCCGGTGAAGTTCTCGTCGGCCGGGGCGATGTAGCTCTGCACGAACGAGGCCCGGAAGCCGTCGGCCCATGCGAGTTCGACCCCGTAATGGTCGGTGACGTCGCGCCCGGGGTCTTGTCTGGCGAAAAGCCCGCGTCGGCCCCAGCCGGAGGCCGAGACCGGGGGCGAGCCGTGGATCCAGTTCAAGACGTCCCAGATGTGGACGGCCTGCTCGACCATGAAGTCGCCCGAGCGGCGGCGGCTGCCGAGCCAGCCGTCGTGGCCGGTGAGCGGGCCGTTGCTGCTCGTCCAGGAGGCTCGGGCCTCGATCAAGGGTCCTAGTCCGCCGGACCGGATCAGGGCGACGCCTTCTTGAAACCGTGGGTTCGACCGTCGCTGAAAGCCGACATGCACGACGACGCCCGTAGCCCGGCCGGATTCCGCGATCAGGCGATCGCAGCCCTCCACGGTGATCGCCAGCGGCTTTTCGGCGTAGAGATGCTTGTTGGCCTTGATGGCCTCGGTCGAGATTCTCTCGTGGAGGTCGCACGGCACGGCCACGACGATCGCATCGACGTCGCCTCGCTCCAGGACCCGCGCGGGGTCGGCGACGGATTCCGGTCGGCGGCCCGAGGCTTTTTCGACGACGCCCTCGCCGCGAGCCCGGTGACGGGACTCGGGATCGCAGACGACCGGCACGACAACCCCTGGGAGTTCGAGGAGCGTACGCAGCAGGGTCGTTCCGCGGCCTCCGACGCCGATCAGCCCCACGCGGATCGGCCCGACCGCTGAGCCCGCGGCCGCGGCCTGCGCCGCCGGCCCCTGAGTCAGGGCCAGGCTGGCCGCCGAGCAGCCGAGGAATCGGCGCCGATTGAGGGCGATCGGGGGCATGAGGCGCAAACTCCGGTCGGGATCGGGGACTTGAAGCGACTCAGCTCATTCTATCCCTCGCACGCCGTATCCGCGAACCATTCCCGCTTTCGGCTCAGCGGTTCAACCAGAAGATCGCCCCGTTCAGGCTGCCGGCGTACGTCACCCAGAGTAGGTAAGGGGCCATCAGAACGGCGGCAACCCGGTCGATCCTCACGAAGGCGACGAGCGTGGCGAGGATCACGAGCCACATCGAGATCAACTCGACGAACGCCAGGCCGGTGTCGTGCATCCCGAAGAAGAGCCAGGACCAGGCCGCGTTGAGCAGGAGTTGGAAGAGCCAGCAGCCCAGTGCGTTCTTCCGCGCTTCGGGATCGGCGTCGACTCGTCTCCACACCCGCCAGGCCGCGACCGACATCAGCAGGTAGAGGGTCGTCCAGGCCGGCCCGAAGACCCAGTTGGGCGGGGTCCAGGAGGGTTTGCGGACTTGGGCGTACCAGGAATCAATGTTCGGGATCGTCGCCCACGAACCGATCCCCGCCGCCGCGGCCGTGAGGGCCAGGAAGCCCAGCAGTCCTAGGAATTGGACGACCAGCGATCGTTTCCCCGACACGACTCGTCTCCCCGTTTTTGCGTATCCGGGCCGCCATCGCCCGCCTCGCCGATGGGCGATCATCGGTCGCCCGTCACGCGGCGTCAAGCCAGACGAAGCCCAGGTCCTCCTCGCCACGGGTCCTGGAAGTCGGCGACGATCTCAGCGCAGTCGCCTCGTCGGGATTTCCGGCTGCCGGTGGAGGCGAAGTGCGTCGAGGGTCCGGGCCATGTCGGGGGGTAGGGGAGCGCACAGTTCGACGGCGGCTTCGGTCATCGGATGGGCGAATCGGAGGGCGTGGGCGTGGAGGGCCTGTCGGTCGATCAGTAGCGAGGCCGGGTCGTCGGCGACGGCGCCGGCAACTTCCAGGTCGGCCAGGGTGAGACGGTCGCGGCCCGAATACGGCTTGTCGGCGACGATCGGGTGGCCGATGCTGGCCAGGTGGACGCGGATCTGGTGAGTGCGTCCGGTCCTCGGCTTACAGCGCACCAGGGCGTAACCCCGGAACCGTTCGACGACCTCATAGAACGTAGCGGCCTCGCGACCGCCGTCTTCGATCGTGCGGACGGCCATCCTCTCGCGGACGATGGGGTGGAAGCCGATGGGGCGCTCGATGTAATCGCTGTCGCGTTCGGGGACGCCGTAGACGATCGCCAGGTATTCCTTGTTGACGGTGCGATGCTCGAACTGGAGAGCCAGCCGGCGATGGGCCAGGTCGTTCTTGACAACGACGAGCAGACCGGTGGTGTCGCGATCGAGGCGGTGGACGATGCCCGGCCGATCCTCACCGGCGACGGTCGAGAGCTGGTCGAAGTGGAACTGGATCGCGTTGACCAGCGTGCCCCGCCAATTGCCGCGCGAGGGATGGGTCACCATGTCGGCCGGCTTGTTGACGACCGTCAGGTGCTCGTCCTCATAGACGACCTCGATCGGGATTTCTTCGGCCGTCGGGGTCGTGTCATGCAACGGCGGCAGCGAGAGCTTGACGCGATCGCCGGCCCGGATCTTGTAAGAGGCCCGCACGACGCGGCCGTTGACCTCGACCGCCCCCGCCTCGATGATCCGCTGCAAGACGCTCCGGGAGTAGTCGATGAATCGGCTGGCCAGGTAGGCGTCGATCCGCTTGCCGTCGGTGCGCGGCTTGACCTCGAACTCCTGGGGCGTCTCCGAAAGCGGCGTCTCCGTCATGGTCGGGCCGTGGATCACTCGAAAGAGGCGACGTCGGAGGGATCACGCGAAGCGTGGGCGGGCGGGAAGGGCTCAGGACTTCGGAGCCTCGGGCTTGGGCGCTTCGGCCGGCGCGGGGGCCGGAGCCGCTTCGGCCTTGGGCGCTTCGGACGGCGCTGGGGTCGTTTCCGGCTTGGGAGCCTCGGCCGGGGCCGCCGGTTCCGGCTTGGGGGCTTCCGACTTGGGTTCCTCGGGCTTTGCGGGCTCGGCCTTGGGCTCCTCGACCTTCGGCGCGGCTTTCGGCTCCTCGGGCTTCGGCGCGTCCGCCTTGGGGGCCTCGGGCTTGGCGGCGTCCGACGGCGGCGGGGGGATCACCAGCGAGCCGGGAGACACGGCGTCGGTGGGGGGAGCCGGGACGACGGCCGGGAAGTCGAGCGACTCGGACCCGCCGGGCGGCAAAGATACCTTTGTGGGCTTGTATGCGTACAATTGCTTGTAGAAGTCGGCCGCGTCGGGCTTCTGGAGGGCGGCGGCGAGCTTCTTCGCCTCGACGGCTTCAGCGGAGTCGGGCCAGGTGTCAGCGACGAACTTGTACTGGTCGACGGCCTTGGGGAGCTCGTTGCGAGCTTCCAGGGCGCGGGCCTTGCCGAAGGCGGCGGCGACGGCGATCGGCGAATCCTTCGGCTCGCTCTTGCCGAGCTGATCGAATAGATCCAGCGCCTTCTTCAGCGTCGGCAGCGCCGCGTCGGAGTTGCTGGGGAGGTCCGAGACGCCCGACGTATAGAGTCGCGAAGCGGCCTGGAGCAGGGCCCAGGGGGCGGCCGGCGACTGGGGGTTCGCCTTGGCGACCTCGATCTCGTCGTCGGCGGTCCGGGCCTCGTCGAGCTTGCCCCAGACGTTGTTCTGCACGCCGGTCCGAGCCGCGAAGAGGTTCACGACGACCACAAGGGCGAGGACCGCGGCCGTCACGCCGCCGACCCATCCCCAGAAGCGGGCCGGGTCCTGCATCGCCCGGTGCACCCAGCGGGCCAGGAGCATCATGTCCTGTTCCGGGTCGTGGATGACCGTCGGCGTCGCGTGCTCGAATTGGTGGCGGGCGGGCGACGCGGCGCCGGGATTATGATGCGGGGTCGGTTCGTTCTTCATCCTGCTCACCTCGCGCCACGGCTCGCGGTCCCCGCGAGACGGACTCCCTCGTTCGGACCTTAAATCAAACAGAATCTTAGTGTTTCGCCGGCCGGGCGGTCAAGCGGACTGCGACCTGGCGCGCAAGTCCGTCGGTCGTGCGGGAAGGAGCCGAACCGGGTTCGAGGCCGCGTCGGAGATCGTGCAGGAACCGCCGGAAACGTGAAAATTCGGGCTTCCGCTTCGAATCCCCGGGAGACGCCTCTATGATTAGTCGAACCGGGCGTGCCCAGCGTCTTCTCCCACCCCTTGCGCCGAGGGCGGCCATGATCGTCGCGATACTCTTCAGCGCAGCTGTGGTCCTGCAGCCGACCGACGGCCATGGTCCCACCGCCGGGGATCTCCAGGACTACCGCGAATCCGCCGCCGAACTAGGCCGCGACGCCGACGCCCATGTGAGGCTGGCCCTCTGGTGCGAGTCCCGCGGCCTCGCCGCCGAGCGGCTCAAGCACCTGACCAGGGCCGTGCTGATCGATCCCGAGAACCAGGCCGCCCGCGGCCTTCTGGGGATGATCGCCCGCGACGGGAAATGGGTGCGCCCCGAGGACGTCCGATCTAAACTGGAAAACGACCCCCGCGCCCAAGCGTTGCTGCGAGAATACCTGGAACGCCGGACTTCTTCCCCCGATACGGCCGAAGCCCACCACCGTTTGGCCCGATGGTGCAACCAGAACGGGCTCGACGCCCAGGCCTCGGCGCACTACCAGGCGGTGGTGCGGCTGGAGCCCACGCGCGAATCGGTCTGGAAGAAACTCGGCTACCGACGATCCGACGGGCGTTGGGCGCGTCCGGAAGACTTGAGGGTTGAGAAGGCCGAGGCCGAGGCTCGCCGCCTCGCCGTCCGCCGCTGGAAGCCGATCCTGGAGAAGCTCCGCGACCAGTGCACGGCCAAGGATCCGCAAACTCGTGCGAAGGCCGCTTCGGCCCTCGACGCGATCGCCGAAGCGTCCGCCGTGCCGACGCTCTGGGCCGTGTTCGTCCGCGACGACGCCCGCCTTCAGCGTCGCCTCGCCGAGACCCTCGCTCGGATCGACGGCCGTTCGGCCTCGCTCGCCCTCGCCGAGCTGGCCGTCTTCAGCCCCATCGCCGAGGTTCGCGGCCTGGCGGCCCAACTGCTCGACCGCCGCGACCCCCGCGATTACCTCGACCCGCTGCTGGACCTGATCCACAAGCCATTCAAGTATACGGTCAACCCGATCGTCGGGAGCGGTACGCGGGGAGGGCTTTTCGCGGAGGGCGAGAGCTTTAACATCGAACGCATCTACAACCTTCCCGCGATCGACCCCGCGCGGATGCCGCGGCGCATCTTCACGGATGACATCCCGCTGCAAGCGGCCGCCCTGCCGTTCCTCCCGGAGGCTCTTTCCTGGGCGTCGGCGGTTCAGGCCCCCACGCCACCGCCGGCCCTGCCTGCCATACCGGGACTCTCCGGCCCCGCCGCCGGACTCTTGGCCCCCGCCCTCGTCCCCAAGCCCTCGCCGCTGGCTGATCCGCTGGTCCAGTCGGCCGTTCAGCAAGACCAGCAAATCGCGATCGCGCTGGAGGAGGATCGCGCCCGTGTCGAGCAGGCCCGACAGCGACTCAGCGAAGACGTCGCGTCGATCGAGCGGCGCAACCGGGCCATCGTGGACCTCAACGATCGCATCCTCCCGCTGGTGAAAAAGGCCACGGGTCAGGACTTCGGGGACGCCGGCGACTCGTGGAAGGGGTGGTGGTCCGACCAGCTCGGCTACGCATACCGTTCGTCGCAGTCCGAGACGAAGCCGACCTACACCGAGGTGATCGCTTACGAAGTGCCGAGGCTGACGGTCCAGACGGGATCCTGCTTCGTCGCCGGAACGCCCGTCCACACGATGGCCGGTCTGGTCCCGATCGAGGCCGTCCGGGTGGGCGACCTCGTGCTCTCTCAGGACGTCCGGACTGGCGCAGTGACCTACAAGCCGGTCCTGGTCACGCACCACAATCCGCCGGCGGCGACGGTGAAGCTGACGATCGGGGCCGAGACCGTCACGGCGACCGGCATCCACCGTTTCTGGCGTGCGAGCTGGGGCTGGACCATGGCGCGCGACCTCAGGGTCGGGGACGTGGTGCGGGTGATGGGGGGAACGCAGCTCGTCGCGGCGATCGAACCCGGCTTGGCAAGGCCGGTCTACAATCTGGACGTCGCCGACAACCTCGATTTCTTCGTCGGCCGCAACGGTTTCCTCGTCCACGACTTCAGCATCGTCCGCGAGCCCACCCGCCCGTTCGACGCGGTCGGCGCGACGGGACTTGAGGTCGCCAGCGGGCGCTGAGGGACGGTGAAATTGACGAGGCGGACGCCGTCGACATTGGAGTCGCGGCAGT
Protein-coding regions in this window:
- a CDS encoding Gfo/Idh/MocA family protein; protein product: MPPIALNRRRFLGCSAASLALTQGPAAQAAAAGSAVGPIRVGLIGVGGRGTTLLRTLLELPGVVVPVVCDPESRHRARGEGVVEKASGRRPESVADPARVLERGDVDAIVVAVPCDLHERISTEAIKANKHLYAEKPLAITVEGCDRLIAESGRATGVVVHVGFQRRSNPRFQEGVALIRSGGLGPLIEARASWTSSNGPLTGHDGWLGSRRRSGDFMVEQAVHIWDVLNWIHGSPPVSASGWGRRGLFARQDPGRDVTDHYGVELAWADGFRASFVQSYIAPADENFTGSHLRVLGVDGGFDFGSGALTYRDRDRPRRAIQPGARNDTRLAIEAFLAAVRSDGPTPPPVTLQEARAATLTGLLVRKAVDEGRLVTIDETAGHTPVS
- a CDS encoding TspO/MBR family protein, with product MSGKRSLVVQFLGLLGFLALTAAAAGIGSWATIPNIDSWYAQVRKPSWTPPNWVFGPAWTTLYLLMSVAAWRVWRRVDADPEARKNALGCWLFQLLLNAAWSWLFFGMHDTGLAFVELISMWLVILATLVAFVRIDRVAAVLMAPYLLWVTYAGSLNGAIFWLNR
- a CDS encoding RluA family pseudouridine synthase, with the protein product MTETPLSETPQEFEVKPRTDGKRIDAYLASRFIDYSRSVLQRIIEAGAVEVNGRVVRASYKIRAGDRVKLSLPPLHDTTPTAEEIPIEVVYEDEHLTVVNKPADMVTHPSRGNWRGTLVNAIQFHFDQLSTVAGEDRPGIVHRLDRDTTGLLVVVKNDLAHRRLALQFEHRTVNKEYLAIVYGVPERDSDYIERPIGFHPIVRERMAVRTIEDGGREAATFYEVVERFRGYALVRCKPRTGRTHQIRVHLASIGHPIVADKPYSGRDRLTLADLEVAGAVADDPASLLIDRQALHAHALRFAHPMTEAAVELCAPLPPDMARTLDALRLHRQPEIPTRRLR
- a CDS encoding tetratricopeptide repeat protein → MKNEPTPHHNPGAASPARHQFEHATPTVIHDPEQDMMLLARWVHRAMQDPARFWGWVGGVTAAVLALVVVVNLFAARTGVQNNVWGKLDEARTADDEIEVAKANPQSPAAPWALLQAASRLYTSGVSDLPSNSDAALPTLKKALDLFDQLGKSEPKDSPIAVAAAFGKARALEARNELPKAVDQYKFVADTWPDSAEAVEAKKLAAALQKPDAADFYKQLYAYKPTKVSLPPGGSESLDFPAVVPAPPTDAVSPGSLVIPPPPSDAAKPEAPKADAPKPEEPKAAPKVEEPKAEPAKPEEPKSEAPKPEPAAPAEAPKPETTPAPSEAPKAEAAPAPAPAEAPKPEAPKS
- a CDS encoding polymorphic toxin-type HINT domain-containing protein — encoded protein: MIVAILFSAAVVLQPTDGHGPTAGDLQDYRESAAELGRDADAHVRLALWCESRGLAAERLKHLTRAVLIDPENQAARGLLGMIARDGKWVRPEDVRSKLENDPRAQALLREYLERRTSSPDTAEAHHRLARWCNQNGLDAQASAHYQAVVRLEPTRESVWKKLGYRRSDGRWARPEDLRVEKAEAEARRLAVRRWKPILEKLRDQCTAKDPQTRAKAASALDAIAEASAVPTLWAVFVRDDARLQRRLAETLARIDGRSASLALAELAVFSPIAEVRGLAAQLLDRRDPRDYLDPLLDLIHKPFKYTVNPIVGSGTRGGLFAEGESFNIERIYNLPAIDPARMPRRIFTDDIPLQAAALPFLPEALSWASAVQAPTPPPALPAIPGLSGPAAGLLAPALVPKPSPLADPLVQSAVQQDQQIAIALEEDRARVEQARQRLSEDVASIERRNRAIVDLNDRILPLVKKATGQDFGDAGDSWKGWWSDQLGYAYRSSQSETKPTYTEVIAYEVPRLTVQTGSCFVAGTPVHTMAGLVPIEAVRVGDLVLSQDVRTGAVTYKPVLVTHHNPPAATVKLTIGAETVTATGIHRFWRASWGWTMARDLRVGDVVRVMGGTQLVAAIEPGLARPVYNLDVADNLDFFVGRNGFLVHDFSIVREPTRPFDAVGATGLEVASGR